TTTAACCGATAGTATCCGAGCCATTCATTTTGGTGATAATTCAGGAATTTTTGAAGTTTTAGTCGACCCAGATTTTAAAAATGACCCATGGGTCTATGTTTCGTACGCTGCTAAGAAAGGCTTTGGAACTACTACCAAAGTAATTCGAGCCCAATTGAAAAATGATTCCTTGACCAATCATAAAACCTTGATTGAAGCTGCTCCGTATACCAGGGAATATTTTCATTATGGAGGGGGAATGACCTTCGGAACCGATGGAAAACTCTACGTGACCATAGGTGAACGCTTGTTTTGGGAACGTGATGAACCCGAAATTCCCATAGCACAAGACGTAACGGACAAAAGAGGAAAAATATACCGAATCAACCCAGATGGAAGTATTCCAGAGGACAATCCGGATTTTGGTAATGATGCTGTTCCTGGATTGTATGCTATGGGCATCCGTGCTGCACAAGGCATAACGGTCGAACCCAAAACTGGAAACATCTGGTTCAGTGAGCACGGTACCATTCAAGGTGATGAAGTCAATATCCTAAAAGCTGGAGCCAATTATGGTTGGCCCAATGTGACCTCGGGAAAACTTAGAAGTAAAGATTATACACCTCCAAAGATTGAGGGAGCGGTTTTTACAGCCCCAATTTGGTTTTGGCCACACACCGTAGCACCAACTGGACTTATTTTTTACACGGGCAACGAATTTCCAGAATGGAAAGATAATTTAATCGTTCCCGGACTTTCACGCGGAAGTTTATGGCGATTCCGAATTGAAAACGATACCATAAAAAGTGCTGAAGAACTCTTTATTGATGACCGTGTTCGCTCAAGAAAGGTAATGCAAAGTCCAGAGGGTAAGCTATACATGCTCACCGATGAGGATAATGGAAAACTATTACGAATACTACCTAAACCCAATAATTTAACTGTTGAATAAATGAGAAATAGAATACTTGTTTTTGTTTTATGCCTATCTATTGGAAGCGTATCGGCACAAGAAATCGAAAAACCAGTGGACAACTATACCATAAAAAGGCTTTTGATCTGCAATGATAAAGATGAGATTGCCATGGTTAAATACAATGGAACATGGAATGTACCACCACTTCGGTTTAACAAGTCAGAAACGTATAATGAATCCCTATTGCATTTAGCCAAAGATATTGGCTTAGAAATATCCAAACCTAAATTGGCAGGTGTTTTTTCATTTAAGTACGGCTTTAAATCTACTGCTGCTCTTAGAATGTTCTATATGGCAAAATACAAATCGGGAACGCTTAAGGTCAAAGAAGGATGGGAAGCTATAAAGTGGATGCCAGAGGAAGAATTTTTACAATTAAAAAGTCAAGATGTCTATAGCCTAATGGCCACTAAAATTATTGAAGATGTGTCAACACTATGGGGTGGTGCATTCTTTCTCTATAAAGAAAATGAAGAAATAAAATTTAAAATCACTGAAGATTTTTATTCCTTGAGGTAACAAACCCCCAACTTATGAAAAAAATACTGTTCTTAGTATCGTTCGTATTCTTTAGTGCCTCTTTAATAGCTCAAACCGAGGAGGACAGCATTAAAGCAACCCTACAAAAATATCTTGATGGCTCGTCTTACAATAATCAAGAATTGATTGAAGCTGCCTTTTATGAAGAAGCTGATCTCTTTTTGTCCAAAAAAGACCAAGAGTTATGGGTGCTATCCCCAAAAGAATACAGTGACCTCTTCAAAAACAGGGAAAAAGGAAAATTCAATGGAAGGGTCGGAAAAATTTTGATGGTAGACTATGCCAACAACATTGCTTGTGCCAAAGCGGAAATCCTAATTCCGAAAAGAAACCTAAAGTTCATCGATATAATCTTATTGAAAAAACTTGAAGGGGAATGGAAAATCATCAGCAAAGCAGCTACTCAAATTGAATAGAAAAAACTATTTCAATTTCATGTTTTCAGCTTAGTTTTCACTTCCCTAACCAAGTAAATGCCGGTAACGATAGTTGCAAGTACGTCGGCTATGGGGAAGGAAAGCCAAACACCAAGTTCCCCAAAATAACCGGGTAAAATCAGAATAAGCGGAATAAAAAAGAAGCCTTGTCGGGTCAAGGTCAGAAGCAACGCTGGGGTGGCTTTCCCTACCGCCTGAAAATACGCTGCCCCGATCAGCTGCAATGCAATAATAGGTGTCGCTGCAAAGACCCATCGCATAGCGTTAGGCGCATGTTCCAAAACGAAAGCATTCGTTAGTAATTCTTCGGCCGGTAAATTCTCCTTATTGCTCAAAAAAAGTGATGTGATGGCTTCTGGGAAAAGCATCAGTCCAACAAACACCAACGTAGCTACCAAAGCGGCATATTTGATTGCCGTAGAGATGGATTCTTTTACACGTTCGTACTTTAAGGCTCCATAGTTGAATCCGGCGATTGGCAAAAAACCTTGGGTAACTCCAAAAACTGGAAACAATGCGAACATCAGCATTCTACCGATAATAGCGTATACAGCAACCATCGCCTCGCCTCCCAAATTGAATAGAATGTTGTTCATTAAAAGGTAAGTGATACTGGTTACTGCTTGCCGTGCCAAGGTTACAAAACCAAGCGACCCTATTTCCTTTAAAATCGGCATGTCCAATCCAAAATGGGCAGGACCTATCTTCAATTCTGAATTTTTAGAAGTAAAAAAATAGAAGATATAAGCAAAACACATCAAATACCCTGCAGTCGTTGCCCAGGCCGCTCCGTGCATGCCCCAATCAAAAATATAAATAAAGACATAATCCATGAGCAAATTCCCAACGGAAGGAATGATCATGGCTACCATAGCGAACTTTGGTTTGCCCTCCGCTCGAATTACCGTATTGCCCATCATACACAGTGCAAGAAACGGCACTCCATATAAAATGATGGTATAATAAATCTTCGCAGGGTCAAAGATGGTTCCTTTACCACCAAAGGCGGGGATAAGGTCATCTACAAAATAGAGCCCCAAGGCAACCATGCTTATGGTCACCAAAAGGGTAAGGGTGATTTGATTACCAAACGTTTTTAATGCCTTTTCCTTGTTTTCCGCACCAAGTGCTCTAGAAATGATACTCGACCCACCGATACCGATGGCCATTCCCAAAGCCGCAATAAAAAAAGAAACGGGGAGCACCACGTTGATGGCGGCTATAGCAATGGAACCAATCCAATTTCCTACAAAAATGGAGTCCACCAGAATGTTCAGAGACATGACCAGTATGCCTATGGAAGCAGGTACGGCTTGTTTGATCAGCAACTTGCCAATAGGTTCTTCGCCCAGTTGATCTGATGAAACCTTTGCCATACTAATGGGCTGTCATATCGAACGCAGTTTGGATATGGACAACAATTGTGATTTAGGTCTTGACTACGCTCGACCAGACGTTAACTAAACGGGCAGGACTTCGTTAGATTTCCATTCATTGACCCATTTGCCCATTAAAGCAACCCAAGCATCACTATCGTTCAAACATGGAATATGCTTGTAGTGTTCTCCTCCTGCCTCTTCAAACTGTTCTTTGCCTTCCATGGCAATTTCTTCTAAAGTTTCCAAGCAATCGCTTACAAAGGCAGGTGTAATCACAGCAAGTCGCTTTTTTCCTTCTTTCGCCAAACGCTCAAATTCGTAATCGGTATACGGTTTCAACCATGGGTCACCAGCCAATCGCGACTGAAATGAAGAACTCACTTTATCTTCGGGAAGGTCAAGATATGCTTTTACCAATTCTGTAGTATCGTAACACTGATGCCTATAACAGGTGTGGTGTGCTACCGAATTGATTTTACAGCAGCTACCATCAATCTTACAATGGAATTTGGTCGGGTCCGATTTTCTAATATGTCGTTCTGGAATACCATGGTACGAGAAGAGAATATGGTCATATTCAAAATCCTTCAGACCATCTGCAATACTTTCCGATAGTACTTTAATATACTCTGGACTATTATAAAATGCAGGCAAGGTGGTCAAATGGACTTCTGGAAAATATTCTTGTTGTACTTCCATCACTTTTACCACAACGGTCTCATAGGAAGACATGGCATAATGTGGATATAATGGCACTAATAAAACCTCATCCACTCCCTTGTCTTTTAATTCTTGAAGTGCATTCTTAATGGTCATGCTACCGTAACGCATCCCTAGAGCAACGGGCATATCTGTTTGCTCCTGAACTTTTTCCATAAATCGTTCCGAAATAACAATTAGCGGAGAACCTTCCTCCCACCAGATTTTGGCATATGCCTCCGCGGATTTTTTGGGACGGGTCTGAAGAATAATTCCTCGTACTAAAAGATTCCGCAACAATTTTGGAACATCAATTACCCGTTCGTCCATCAGAAATTCATCCAGATATGGTTTTACATCTTTTGCGGTAGGGCTATCCGGTGAGCCCAAATTAACCAACAATACTCCTTTCATAGCAATTCGTTAAGAGCAGTAAAAATACTATTTGAGGTTGATTTAATATTTGATTCTGTCAATTTGTTTCTCTATTATTCCATAGATAATCCTAATTTAGTTTGATGAACCCAAAATAGGCTATGTTTCGTACGGTTTTATTTTATCTCCTTTTGATTTTCGGATTTGTTGCGCAGGCACAGATTACCTGCACTTCTAAAGATTCTACGTTATTTTACTCCAAGTTGAAAGACATTCAAAAAATTGAAGAAGAGGCTACAGGAAATACAATTGTTTCCATAGGAAAAACATTTTTGGGAATACCTTATGTTGAGAAAACACTGGAAGTTGGCGAAACCGAGACCCTTGTAGTGAATCTAAGGGGTTTGGATTGTACGACTTTTGTCGAAAATGTTGTGGCTTTTGGTTTGCTACACAAAAACCAACAATATGAGTTTACGGATTTTACCAAAAATCTTCAAACTATTCGGTATAGGAATGGAGAGTTAAATGGCTATCCTTCTCGTTTACATTATTTTACAGAATGGATTAGAAACAATGAACAAAAAGGTTTGGTCATGGACGTTACTTCCAAATTGGGAGGTGTCGAGACTAAAAAGGCAATTAACTTTATGGGTACGCACAGAAAGTTGTATCCATTTTTAAAGCAAAATGACAACTACAATGCAATTTTAGAAGTTGAGAAAATGATAGCCGAGGAGAATCTATGTATTCTTCCACAACATCAAATTAAACAAAACGAAAGCCTTATTCAATCTGGTGATATCATTGCACTGGCAACTTCTATAAAAGGGTTGGATGTAACCCATACTGGAATCGCTATTCGCCAACCAAACGGTAGAATTCACTTACTACATGCTTCGAGTTCTGGGTCGGTAATGATTACCGAAGAACCCTTGGTCGACTATCTCAAAAAAATAAAAAACAATATTGGAATTATAGTGGCAAGACCTGTTTTAATTCCTTCCTAAACACCATATAATTGCCCCTAGCAAGTGCTTTTTAAAATCAGGTTCATCAAAAGAAGCTTCGGTATGACCACCACCAGTATAAAACGAGCGGCCACCATCAAATTCATGATACCAAGCTATAGGGTGGTTTTCACCATTTGTCCCACCTTCATAACTGGTTTCATCCAAGTTGAGCAAAACGGAAATATTAGGGTTTAAATTTTTGTAATTGTACCATTCATCACTTCGTTGCCACGTATCTTTTAAGTGTGCCGTAGATGGATGTTCCTTATTTACAACGTCTATTTTAGCATCACGAATATTTGGGTCGTTCGGGTGACCATTAAAATAGCCTCCTACTAGTTTTCCATACCAAGGCCAGTTATATTCGGTATCGGTGGCAGCGTGTATCCCTAAAAAACTTCCTCCGTTCTTTATATAGTTTTCAAATGCCGTTTGTTCGTTGTCCGCTAAAACTTCAGAAGTCGTACTAAGGAAAACGACCAGTTTATAATTTTTTAAATTTTGGGGATTAAAATCAGCGCTTGTTTCGGTCTGTAATACAATGAACCCGTTTTGTCGTCCCAACTCTTTTAAGGTTTTTACTCCTTTTTCTATAGATTTATGGCGATATCCTGTTGTCTTGCTAAATACCAATACCAATTCTGGGGCTTTGGGTACATCTTCTGTCTTAGGTTTATCTTGGGCATTTGTGCATCCTAGAAAAAAAACAACCAAAAAAAGAAAACTATAAAACTTCATCTTATATCCTTTAAACATTGGAAGTTAAATATTTTTTTGGTGTGGTACCGTACTTCTTTTTGAAAGATGCTATAAAGTGGCTTGCGGTACTGTAACCCACACGCAACCCAACTTCGTTAACGTTATGGCTTCCGGTCTCCAGCATTTTTCTGGCATACTCCATTTTGTAATCAAACAGAAAACCATAGACGGAGTCACCATAGATTTGTTTAAACCCTTCTTTCAATTTCTTTAGACTAAGCCCAATTTCCTTGGAAAGCTCAGCTAATGTGGGAGGCTCTGACATTCTTGAAATTATGATTTCCTTTGCCATTTTTAAACGCCTTACATTTTCTTCATCGGCCAAGAAAGGGCATTGTTCCAAGTCTGCATTCTGGGTCTTGTTGAAATACAAGGAAATTAGTTCGTATGCTTTTCCCTTTACATACAGTTCTTTTATGGATGGATGTAGGTTATAAGTCATCAATTGGCTCAATACTACCGCAATTGCAGGTGAGACCGCCTCCTGCGAATAGTATTTCTTCTCCTTGTTGTCCTCACTTAAAAAAGGAATATAGTTTGCTTCACTCGAAAAAAGTGAATGAAATCTTCTTATGGTCATAACTACGGACAACAACCATGTGTTTGGAGAAACATTTAAATGTAGGGGCAGGTCTTTTTGTGTGTTATATAATAGTAATGAGTTTTCCTCAGATACTTCTAAATGATATTGTCCTTTGTTAAAATAAAACCGGGACCTTCCTTTTAGGCAAAAATGAAACTGAATGAAAGAACTGTTGATTTCTCTTTCAATTATCCTACTCTCATCGGTATCGTTCTGAATTTTAAGAATGTAAAATCCATTTTCTATCAAAATTTCCTCATATGAACCTTGGGCGACATTTTCCATCTCTAAATACTACTTTTTGAAATGATTAATTCTATTTAGAATGACTCTAAATTGTTTTTAATAATTCAAATTTATCAATAAATACAGTGTTTTTGAAGAATTTAAGCTAAAAGTACAGATAATTGTCCAAAGCATGATATTTATAGTTCCGCTAGCGTTATTTTTTGAAATATGACACCCCTATTTTTGTGTCGCGATTTAATCCTTTATGAGGAATTACCATATTTCCAAACATAACTCATTTTATGCCATTGGCCTTAGCTACAAAAAAGCTGATGCCGAGATTAGGGGAAAGTTTAGCCTAGACGTTCCTGCCATAGATAACATCATGGTACAGGCAAAGGAGCAGGGTATAGATGTTCTTCTTGCCATATCTACTTGCAACCGAACAGAGTTTTATGGTTTCGCACAGCATCCTTATCAACTTATTAAAATGCTCTGTGACCAGACCCAAGGTACTGTGGAGGAGTTTCAGAAAGTTGCCTATGTATATAAGAACCATGATGCCATTTCACACATGTTCAAGGTGGGTACTGGTTTAGATAGTCAAATTCTTGGTGATTTTGAAATCATAAGCCAGATTAAACAAGGGTTTTACCGTTCCAAAAAACACGAAATGGCCAATCCTTTTCTGGAGCGTTTGTGCAACGCTGTTATACAGGCAAGCAAGCGTATTAAAAATGAAACTGAACTATCATCGGGTGCTACTTCGGTAGCTTTTGCTTCTGTTAGGTACATTCTAGATACGGTTCCCAATATCTCAGAAAAAAATATTTTACTCTTTGGTACGGGAAAAATAGGACGAAATACCTGTAAAAATTTAGTAAAGCACTCCAAGAATTCTCAAATCACCCTTATCAATAGAACAAGGGAAAAAGCTGAGGTGGTTGCAGGAAAATTTGATTTAACGGTTAAGGACTACGGGGACCTACAAAGCGAAATACGAAGAGCGGATATTTTAGTCGTTGCCACCGGAGCACAACTGCCAACAATTTCCAAAGCACTTATTTACACAAAAAAACCATTGCTTATTCTAGATCTTTCTGTTCCTAAAAACGTGTCCGATGACGTCTTGGAACTTGAAAATGTATCCTTGGTACATCTAGACCAGCTTTCCCAGATTACAGACGATACGTTGAACAAAAGAAAAGAATTCGTCCCCAAGGCAGAAGCAATAATAGACCATGTAAGGGAAGAGTTTTTAAAATGGTTGGAAACAAGGAAGTTTGCCCCTGTTATCAACGCTCTAAAGGAGAAACTAAAAACAATGAAAGCCGAAGAAATCGACTTTCATTCCAGAAAGTTATCTGACTTTAACGAAAATCAGGCAGAAATCATTTCCGAACGTATCATTCAAAAAATAACCAAGCAATTTGCAAACCATTTAAAAAGTTCAGAGGTCGATACCGAAGATAGTCTAGAGCTTATCCAAAAAGTTTTTCAGCTAGAAATCGATTCTAAATGAGCAAAATCATACGAATTGGAACCCGCGATAGCGAATTGGCATTGTGGCAAGCAACAACAGTACAGCAAAAACTGGAAGCATTAGGCTACGATACTACGTTAGTACCCATTAAATCTACAGGCGACCAGGTTTTGGACAAACCACTCTATGAATTGGGAATTACGGGAATTTTTACCAAGACCTTGGATATTGCATTATTAAAAGGCCAAATTGATATTGCAGTACATTCCATGAAGGATGTTCCTACGCAATTACCAAAAGGTATTGTCCAAACCGCGGTTTTAGAACGTGCCGTAACCAATGATATTCTGGTTCACAAAGGATTGGATTTTATGGAATCTGACAACGAAGCTACGATAGCTACCGGTAGTCTGCGGAGAAAAGCACAATGGTTGCATAAATATCCGCATCATAACGTAGTGGATTTGAGGGGTAATGTAAATTCAAGGCTCTTAAAACTTATTGAAAACGACTGGAGCGGTGCCATTTTTGCCCAAGCAGGATTGGAACGCATCAAATTATTGCCCAAAGATGCTTTGGAATTGGACTGGATGATTCCTGCACCAGCACAAGGAGCAATGCTTATAGTAGCACAGGAAAATGATGAGTTTTCCAAAGATGCTTCTCAAAAGCTCAATCACAAAGATTCTGAGATTACGACCACAATTGAACGTGAGTTTTTAAGAACGCTTGAAGGCGGTTGTACGGCTCCCATTGGGGCTTTGGCTCAAATAAAAGACCAATCAGTTCATTTTGAAGGAGTTATTTTTTCTTTGGATGGCAAGCAAAAAATTGAAATCCAAAAAGAGACTGAACCAAAAAATTCGTCAGGGTTTGGACAAGCTTGTGCCAAAGAGGTCTTGAATATGGGTGGAGATAAACTTATGGACGCAATACGAAATGAAAACAGTGCTCTCCACTAAATTACTCTCCCCTTCGCAAAAGGAATTATTTCTCAACTCGGGAATAGGTATGGTCGAGTATGATGCGCTCCATATTGAATTTTTGGACATAGCGATTCCTGATAATTACCAAAATTATATTTTCACCAGTAAGAATGCTGTAAAAGCATTTTTGAATCGTTCAAAACACCTCGATAGAAACAAATGCAATGCTTTTTGTGTGGGTGAAAAAACAAGGATGCTTTTGGAAGAAAGTGGCATGAAAGTCATTAAAGCTGAAGAAAATGCCTCAGATTTAGGTGATTTTATCATCAAAAATCATGAAAATGAGAAGTTTTTGTTTTTATGTGGAAACTTAAGAAGAGAGGAATTACCGGAGATGTTATCAAGAAATAAAATACGGTGTACTCAAATTATAGCCTATAATACTCATTTGATTCCTAGAAAATTCAATCGCATTTTTGACGGTATTCTTTTTTTTAGCCCGAGCGGTATAAAAAGTTATACGCAAGAAAATTCAATTTCAAAAAGTTTGGCCTTCTGTATTGGCAATACTACTGCCAATGAAGTAAAAAAGCACACAGATAAAATTATAATCGCCAACAGACCAACTGTGGAAAATGTATTGGTTCAAGCTATAAAATATTTTAAAAAACATGATTAAAAACGACCTATTTCTAAGAGCCTTAAAAGGTGAAACTGTAGACAGACCACCTGTATGGATGATGCGCCAGGCTGGACGTTATCTTCCCGAATTTATGGAACTTAAAGAGAAGTACGATTTCTTTACACGCTGTCAAACTCCAGAACTGGCTTCTGAAATAACGATACAACCCATTCGTCGTTTTGGTATGGATGCGGCTATACTGTTCAGTGATATTTTGGTCATTCCACAGGCAATGGATATCGAGGTTCAAATGAAACCTAATTTTGGGCCCTATCTCCCAGACCCTATTAGGTCTGCAGAAGATTTGGATAGGGTCATCGTCCCAAGCATAGAGGAATCACTTGGTTATGTGCTGGATGCCATAAGCATGACCAAGGAAAAATTAGAGGATGAGATTCCATTAATAGGTTTTGCAGGGTCTCCATGGACCATTCTTTGCTACTGTGTCGAAGGACAGGGAAGCAAAAGTTTTGATAAAGCGCGCGGATTTTGTTTTACCCAGCCCGAAGCTGCCCATCAACTACTTCAAAAAATTACAGATACCACCATCGCCTATTTAAAGGCCAAAGTAAAAGCAGGTGTAAACGCTGTTCAAGTTTTTGATTCTTGGGGGGAATGTTGTCTCCCGTGGATTATCAAGAATTTTCATTTCAATACATTCAGCAAATCGTAGATGCCTTAAAAGATGATGCTCCTGTAATCGTTTTTGGAAAAGGTTGTTGGTTTGCCTTAAAAGAAATGGCACAATCTGGGGCTTCTGCATTGGGTGTGGATTGGACCTGTTCTGCACAAAATGCCAGATATCTAACAGGAGGAAATATTACATTACAAGGGAATTTTGATCCTGCACGGTTACTTTCTCCGCCAGAGACCATCAAAAAAATGGTCACTCAAATGATTCGTGAATTCGGTAAAGACAAATATGTGGTCAACTTGGGGCACGGTATCCTTCCTCATATTCCAGTAGAAAATGCAAGAGCTTTTATTGATGCCGTAAAAAAATATACCGAATAGTTTTTTATCATGCAAATCGATTTTGAAAACTATAGTATTAGCCCAATTCAAGAAAAAGATGCTTGGAGGCTTTGCGATTTTGTGGTTTCAAATTCAGAACGATTAAAAGCGGATTTTCCAAAAACGTTACAACAAAATCTAACCCCAACTTTGGCCGAATTGTTTGTAGCAAAAAAGGTTAAGGAGTTTGTCTCAAAAGACGAATTCTTGTTTACAATTAAAGAAAATACCAATAGGTCTATTATTGGACTGTTATATGTAAAAGAGCTTCAAAAAGTAGCAGGTCAGGGAGAGTTGGCCTATTGTATTAGTTATCGTTATGAAGGACTGGGCATTACGAAAACTTGTGTTGAAAAAATGATTCCATGGTGTTTTAAAGAGGCAAAACTACATACACTTCAAATCATTGTTCATGACCGTAACTTGGCCAGTAAACAAATTGCAAAAAGGAATGGATTTGCTTGGAAACGAACTTTGCCAAAAGAGCACACAACAGGAAATGGAGAAATTCTCGATATGGAATTGTTTGAGCTTCATCATCCAAAAACCATACACTAAACAATGAATGCAATTAGGGCATTTAAACAATTGGATTCAAAAAGTATTGGGATTTTGGTCAAATTATGTTTTCGGTTTCCTTTGTTTGTTTTCCCTACGCTGTCCGCCACAAGAAAATGTATGTCAGTTTCCACACAACATTATGGCCGTGCGCACTATGAAAATGGTCCTGCCAATGCTTTTCGACATGCACTTTGGAATTATTTGATTGCTAAAAGTTGCTATCGCTGGAGTAAAAATAAAATCAGAGTCCTAAGCTGGTCAGAAAAAATTACTGATTGGCACGAACATGCCTTCCCTAACCGAAAACTGGCAAAAAATATGGATTTGCACAATAATGAAATCGGTCGGTATATTTTTAAGAAACATCCCAACAAAACAATACTTGAAGTAATCGAAATCTTTAGGGAAATGACGGCAACATCCTCAAAAGTAGATGCCACTTCCAACTTTGCTACCTTTAAAAACAAATTAGTTC
The nucleotide sequence above comes from Flagellimonas sp. HMM57. Encoded proteins:
- a CDS encoding uroporphyrinogen-III synthase, whose translation is MKTVLSTKLLSPSQKELFLNSGIGMVEYDALHIEFLDIAIPDNYQNYIFTSKNAVKAFLNRSKHLDRNKCNAFCVGEKTRMLLEESGMKVIKAEENASDLGDFIIKNHENEKFLFLCGNLRREELPEMLSRNKIRCTQIIAYNTHLIPRKFNRIFDGILFFSPSGIKSYTQENSISKSLAFCIGNTTANEVKKHTDKIIIANRPTVENVLVQAIKYFKKHD
- a CDS encoding GNAT family N-acetyltransferase — encoded protein: MQIDFENYSISPIQEKDAWRLCDFVVSNSERLKADFPKTLQQNLTPTLAELFVAKKVKEFVSKDEFLFTIKENTNRSIIGLLYVKELQKVAGQGELAYCISYRYEGLGITKTCVEKMIPWCFKEAKLHTLQIIVHDRNLASKQIAKRNGFAWKRTLPKEHTTGNGEILDMELFELHHPKTIH